In Candidatus Poribacteria bacterium, the genomic window TTCTCATGTCCCAACTGCTTCACAACTTTAATCATCCCAATATTACTGGATTTGTGTAGTACCTCCTCTAAGGTCAGCCATCCTTTTGCTGAAACATCTCGGATAATTCTACCGTTCGAGAGTCGATAGCGTCCATTTTCACAAAAAACTGTCGACTCAGATGTCATGATCCTTTCATTGAGGACAGCAGAGGAAGCGATAATTTTAAAAATCGATCCGGGTTCATACGCGAACCAGACCCCGATATTCCGTTTAGCCTCCTCATTGGCACGTGCGTAGGTATTCAGATCGTAAGATGGGTAGCTCGCAAGTGCCAATACTTCTGCCGTCTTTGATGCCAAGACGATGACTGTCCCGCGTGGTGCGTTCCACTGCTGACAAGCTGCAGCTAACTCCTTTTCAGCGACATATTGAACGTACTCGTCAAGTGTTAAAACGACACTGTATCCGTAATCACTCGTGGAATTGCCATCAGTTAATAAGTTTATCGGTTCATTGCGAGCCAAAGCTGCGCGATGGGCGGCTTGCCGTGCCTGCGCATTTAGCAGATAATTGTTGTATTGGTATTCAATACCTTCACCCATATTCTGGTCGTTCATATGACCAATGACCTGAGCGGCGAGAGCGTCTTTAGGATAGGATCGCTTCTGTTCAACTTCATATTTTATACCGCGAATATCCTTCTCAATCGCGCGAATCTCATCAAGCCGTCCGTAATCAAGGCCCTTCTTTAGCCAGACAAACCGCTTATCCTTTCGACGGAGTTGGGAAAGCAGTTCTGCCTCGGGCACCCCTAAAACTGGCACCAACTTTTGTGCAGCTGTGAGTGGATCCATCTTCATATATTTTGGATCGGCATAGACAGACAAACTATGGCGACTGAGTGCTAAAACGTTTCCGTGTCTATCCAGAATCTTTCCACGTTTTATCTCTGCTGTACGGGGAGAAAGCCAGTCTTGTTCATTCGATTCCCGCTGTAAATCACCACCAGAGATCTGAATCTTGAATAGTTTGCCAACTAACAACAGAAACCCGACCTGCATCAAAATAAATGTAAAAACAAGACGACGTATAGATAAATGCGAGTTATTTTTGTTATTTATCATACATTAAACCAAGATAGTTTCGGGTCCTTTCAGGAAAGGGAGAAATCGAAATTACTTGTCCCAAATGATCTGTGGGGTTTCGGTAGGTTCAACCATTCCGAGTTCAGTAGCAATCTTCCTGATTCTCTGAACAGAGGTTAACGTCGATTCTTCTAATTCAAGCTGATAAATTTCATCCTGAATTCGATGTTTCTGTCTCTCATAGACAGGTTGGCGTTGTAAAGCAACTTTTTTAGCATAAGATGAAAACCAGATACTTCCGGCAAAAGTGCAGAAGGACAATACCAAGAGGGTATAGACCAACGGAAATCCTTTTTTTCTTTGAGTTTCTTCAGGTTTCGTGATGCGCGCTGAATGTTGATCTGATATCTGCATCTATTTCGCTTTCAATCCAAATTATGGATAGGAATGTTGAGTTCCGTCGCTTACCTCACGTTACAATTCCTTTGCGCTTACGCCTAATATATGGTTACAGGGTGACAACTGCCTATCTATTTAACGTTGAATTTCATATTTAAGGTACATTTTTTTACTTCTACCAATTAGTACCGCTTTTGTTGACAATCTCAGATTACAACTTACGCGCCGCACGCAATTTAGCACTTCTCGCTCGTGGATTATGCTGCACTGCAGACACATCTGGAACAACAGGACGTTTTGTCAAAATCTGCAGAGACGGTTCATGGTTACAAATACAGACTGGGATTTTGGGTGGACAGATACATGTCGTCGCGCATGTTTGAAATCGCCGTTTGACTATCCTATCCTCAAGCGAATGAAAGGCAATAACACAGAGATGTCCGCCGGGTTTCAAAAGCGATATGGCAACATCTAAACCGGCTTCAAGATTTTCCAATTCCTTATTAACATGAATCCGCAGTGCTTGAAATACGCGGGTGGCAGGATGGATCTTGGATGTCTTTTGCGGAACCGCCGCCTTGACAATCTCGGCAAAATGCGTTGTTGTCGTTATAGGCATCTGCTGCCTCGCCGTAACAATGCGGGTAGCAATCCGTTTCGCGAACCTTTCTTCACCATATCGCTTAAAAATATCAACCAAAGTGTCCACTGGACTATCGTTGACTACCTGCATCGCTGTAGGAATAACTTCTTGATTATCATCCAACTTGCGTCCAATTCCCATACGCATATCCAATGGCCCGGTATGGTTAAAACTAAATCCTCGGTCTGGTGTATCAAGTTGTAGCGATGACACCCCTAAATCAAGCAGGATACCATCTACAGCACAAATTGAGTACGCCTCAAGCAGAACAGGCATTTCTGCGAAATTGCCGTTAATGAGACAGTACCGGTCACCGAAGGCGCGTAACCTCTCCTTTGCAATAACAAGGGCTTCAGAATCCAAATCAATGCCAATGACGCGTCCATTTGGTGCAGAGGCGTTCAAGATAGCGGAACTATGTCCACCCAATCCGGCAGTGCCATCTACATAAATACCCGCCGATTTCGGTTTGAGAAATTCAAGCACCTTGTCACATAAAACAGGTATGTGCTGTCTATCCATAATCCCCGTCTCAATACAATCGTTATCTTATAACTGTATGTAGCAAGAAACATGCCAATTTATTTTGCCATTTGCCGTGAGATTAGGCATCTATTCGATTTTGATAGATGGCTGACACAAGTTCCATTGTTTTGACTGCATCGGCGAAACAGGTGTCGGGCTGTTGGTCTTGCAGGATAGCATCCACAAAATGCCGACTCTCTCCATAAAACCCGTAAACTCTATGTGTTGCGTCAGACCCAGCTGCTTCTTCAGGTGTGATCTCGGTTATGCCTTCAGGTGTATGAAGGACCGCGCTCCCACCGGCATCAGGATTGATATAGGCAGAAATTTCCCGGGCGTGCATCTCAAATATATGAATGCGTGCCCCAACTGCCCAATTGGTGCAAAGATAACCAGAGGCACCACTCGTAAATTTAACAATCGCGTTGAAGCTGTTTTCGCGCTCGGAATAGAAGCTGTTAATGTCGCTTGCGACAGCTTTCACCTCGCCGCCACCGATCCATCGCAGGGCATCAACAGCATGAATTGCATCACAGGTCAAAACGTCTATGACGCCATCGTAATAGAGTGCCCCTGGGGTGTTCTTATGAAAAGTCGACATGCCTTGGATAATCGGACCGCGTTCCTCAACTATCGTTTTGACCCGTTGCAACAGTGGAATAAAACGGCGATTGAAGCCTACCATCGTTTTGCATCCGTTCTTTTCCGCAGCGCGTGCCATCTCCTTCGTCTGATGGAGTGTAACACCGGGCGGTTTTTCTATAAAGACGTGGTGCTGCTGTGACAGACAATGAATAACAAGCGGAAACAAGTGCTGAGGAGGCATGAGGACATAAACTGCATCGGGACTCGTCTTTTCAAGCATCTGCTTATAGTCTGTAAATGTCTGTTCAATCTCAAAGCGTTCTGCTGTCGCCTGAAGTTTTGATGGGATTAGATCGCACAACCCAACGAGATTCACATCCTCACATTCCGTGAGAGATGGGTAGTGAACGCCATTTGCCATTCCACCTGCGCCGATTAGGGCGATGTTAATTGTTTTCATGTGGGGTCCTCCTAATAAAGGGCATTTCGTTTTCGTGGTTTCGGTTGATTTTCATAGAAAGTCGCGAGCCAGAGCTCGCGCCTACAGAAGATAGGTGTTCCTAGTTGTCAATTGTCGTTTGAAGAGGTTATGAGTTAAACAAAGCCTTTTTTATCCGTTAACCGACTACCAGTATTCCATTTTACACTTTTTTGCCGAAAAAACACAATCTTTTGTAATTTTAATTTGACAAAAAGCGTTTATATAGTGTAGAATTGATAGTATACATGGGTTGAAACGCTGTATTTTCGCGATAACACTTAAAATTTACGTAGGCAGGCGATAAATCGCTATCACTACAAATACAAACCTCTTGTAAATATAAGTGCTTTTCCAAAGAGTCGCAGTTTGTAGTCGTGCAATTCGCTGTGTCTTGCGTAAGTCCTTAAGGAATAAGGATCTAAAGAGGTCATCTTATTCAAGTTTCGGTGGAGTAGGTCATTGATCTTTAGAGAGTACCGACTCTATTCACCAGAGGATCACTGAGTCCTCAAAAAATGAGGGATGCGGACCAACGCCTTGAGAGTACCGACTCTACCTCAGCTAGTTAAGAGAAGAAAGAGGGGGAAACAATCATCCCCCTCTTATACCCTATACTCCGCGCGTGTTTTGACACATTTCAGAAATCAAAAGTGCTGCGTATAGATTACATTTTTCAATCTGACTCAAGTTTTGGTGGAGTAGGTCATTGATCTTTAGAGAGTACCGACTCTATTCACCAGAGGATCACTGAGTCCTCAAAAAATTAAGGGTGCATTTATAATGCTTTGAGAGTACCGACTCTACCTCCACTATTTGTTAGGTGGAACAAATTCACATAAAAAAATGCCAACATGGTGTATCTATATAGATGAATCAGGAGTCAATGAAGATAATCCTGAATTCATTTATGTTGCTATTTGCGTGCCTTTTAATAGCCAACAGGAATTCTTAAAGTCTTATCCTCAGATTGTTAATCCTTTGGTGCCTACTTCTGGTAGAGAAATAAAATATGGACCTCTTTTGAATGAGTTCGATAGAAATTATCGAGAAGAAACTGAGGAGATATGTCGGGCACTATTGGCGAGTTTTTTTAAGATAGAAGATGCTGGGATTATTCGGGTAAAAGCGATAAGAAAAAAGATGCGACGTAAGGGTGGTGACCTCCGCCTAGCTCTATTTAGAAAAACGCTTGAGCTCTGTGCGGACCCCTTACCATCTAACCACCGTGCTATGATTTTGCACGACGAATTAGACAGTCGTGGTCAACAGGGCGAACTATTAGATGCGTTCAATCGCTTAAATAAAAGTCCAAGTTTTCAAAACTGTGTTTTTGTCCATTCTAATGAAAATCCATTCATACAGTTTGCTGATTTCGTTGCTTCTATCTGCTACAGATATTATTACTTTCAGAGGACAGAGGAGTATAAACGAAAAGAATATAAGTATAAAAAGTTATGTCAATCATTAGTAAATACGCTATTTAACGAAATAGATAAACGCTATCCTCCTATTGTTGAACTCTCCGACCATACGGTTGTTAAAGGCAAACCGAGAAGAGAGCAAGCATTACAACTTGCTAAAGAATTCGACATCGATCCTGCTACGGCTTACAATATAGTAGATGAGAACATTACTCTCACTGAAGTATTGCGGCGAAAACAAGCTCTAATTTCCACAACTCACAGACAAAACCAAGATTAAGAGCAAAATGCTGTCATGATTACGCATTATTATACCCGCTTGATAATGCTTTCTACTGCCTACATCAACCTGTCCACATAACTCACCGCCGTCAAATGAATACTGATCCTATCAAATTAGAACTTTACAAAAACATGCTCACCTCCGTTGCGGAGGAGATGGGTGTAACGCTCCGACGCACCGCATTTTCCCCTAACATCAAAGAACGACTCGATTTTTCATGTGCCGTGTTTGACGACACCGGTAAAATGGTGGCGCAAGCCGCACACATTCCGGTGCATCTTGGCTCTATGCCGCTGTCAGTCCTCGCTGCGATTGCACACACTGAGATGGTGCCCGGTGACATGATAGCTCTCAACGACCCGTATCGTGGCGGCACGCATTTGCCGGACATTACACTGGTCGCGCCTGTCTTTAGCTCCTTCTTGCGGAGCGGGTCAGATGAGAAAGAAAAGCAGGGAAAGCACCGCCCGGTATTTTTCGTCGCGAACCGGGCACATCATGCAGATGTTGGCGGCATGCGTCCTGGTTCAATGCCGATTGCAACGAGTGTCATTCAGGAAGGTATCCGTATTCCACCGGTCAAACTCGTTCGCGGCGGTACGTTGGACACTGATCTCTGGGAACTCATCCTCGCTAACGTACGAACCCCGGAGGAACGTCGTGGCGACATAGAGGCACAACTCGCTGCCAATCGCGTCGGCGAACGCCGTTTACAAGAGATGGTCGCTAAATATGGGACGACAGAGATTGCGGTCTATATGAAAGAATTGCGTGGATATGCAAGTCGAATGGTGCGTGCGCGTTTACGGGAAATTCCCGATGGACGCTACGCATACGCCGATGTGCTTGATAACGACGGCATCACTGATGAACCGATTGAAATCCGCGTTGCTATTGAAATTAAGGGGGATACGGCGGTCGTTGACTTTACGGGTACTGCTCCGCAAGCCCGCGGTTCTGTCAACGCGATTTATGCCATCACCCTCTCGGCGGTCTTTTACGTTTTCCGATGCATTGCTGGTGCGGATGTACCCGCGAATGCGGGGTGTTTAGAGCCGATTCAGGTCATTGCGCCAGAAGGTAGCGTTGTGAACGCCAAGTTCCCAGCAGCGGTTGCGGGTGGAAACGTCGAAACATCGCAGCGTATTGTTGATGTTCTTCTCGGTGCCTTAGCACAAGCCTGTCCGGACCAGATTCCTGCTGCGAGTTCTGGCACTATGAACAACCTCACAATAGGCGGTTATGATGCTTCACGCGGAAAGGAATTTACTTATTACGAAACGATTGCGGGTGGGATGGGTGCTCGTCCGAATTCGGATGGGATTGATGCTATCCATACGCACATGACGAATACGATGAATACCCCGATAGAGGCAATTGAGACGAACTATCCGATGCAAGTGGTGGAATATGGGATCCGACGAGGCACAGGGGGTGTGGGTCAATTCCGCGGTGGTGACGGCGTTGTTCGAGCAGTACAGATGCTCACAGACGCTGAGGTTACAATCCTTTCAGAGCGACGGACGCGAGGTCCTTATGGTTTGCAAGACGGGGAACCGGGACAACCGGGACGTAACGTGCTTATCTCTGATGGAGAGGCACAACCGTTGGCGGGTAAGGTGTCTATTTCTACAAGCAACGGCGACATCATTCGGATAGAGACCCCCGGTGGGGGCGGTTTTTTTATCGTTAAAAAAGCTTGAGTTGAGAATAAGCCGGATTCTGTATGCGATGATCATTCATCTGGGATGGATGTTACCATCCACCTCAAGCGGTTACCTGGGGAAAAGGCGAGCACACCTTATATTCCGCCATTTACCTTGCTCCAGATGGGGTTTACCAAGCTCCATAAGTCACCTTATGGACTGGTGCGCTTTTACCGCACCGTTTCACCTGTACAACGCTTTGAGGCGTTGTAGTCTACTCTCTGTTGCACTTTCCATAGCGTTGCCGCTCCTGGGGGTTACCCAGCATCCTGCCCTGCGGAGTCCGGACTTTCCTCATCCCGATTGTAAGCTACATTCGGGACGCGATCATCTACTCAACTCAAGCCTTTCTATTATACTGTATCTGACAGCTTAGAGGCAAGGAAAACGTTGACAACCCAAAGTTATCCGGCAGGATTCTTAACTGCGCTTATAAAGAAAAGAGGCGCGGTATTTAACCGCGCCTCCAACTGTTGAAAAAAGAAATTAGGAGCAACCACTCGTCGCACCGCAATTGGCACAGCGGTAGCAGACCCCGCTTCTCGCCATAAGTGCGCCGCACTCGGGGCATGGGGGTGCATCTGCATGTTGGAGGACAATCTGTTTCTCACGCTCCAGCCAAGTATCCGTTTCACCGTTGCTGCCATGTCCGAAGGGATGAAGTTCTTCAGGCGGTACCATCTGTTCGTCAAAGTCCGGAATTTCCGGACTCTCTTGGGGTTCCCCAGAGAGGAACTTGGTACCAAGCCAACGGAAGACATAGTCCATAATGGATTTCGCCATTGGGATCTCAGAATTAGACGTGAAACCAGAGGGTTCAAACCGGACATGGCTGAATTTATTGACAAGCGATTCTAAGGGAACGCCGTACTGTAAAGCAACAGAGGTGAGGATTGCAACGGAGTCCATCAATCCAGAAATGACGGAGCCTTCCTTATTCATGCGGAGGAAGACTTCACCGGGGCTCCCATCTTCATAAAGCCCGACGTGTATGTAGCCTTCATGCCCCCCAATACTGAATTTGTGTGCGATGGCGCGTCGCTCATCTGGCAAACGTCGTCTGACAGGGTGGGCAGCGGGTTGTTCGGCATCCGATAGGGTCACATCTGTTCCCTCACTTTCCGAATCCTGTTGGCTTCGGGTCGAGAGGGGTTGGCTCCCTTTGCTACCGTCGCGATACACAGCGAGACATTTCACACCGCGTCGCCACGCTTCCACATATAGCGTTTTGATGTCATCTACTGTTGCATCATTTGGGACATTAACAGTCTTAGAAATAGCACCAGAAATAAAGGGTTGGACAGCCGCCATCATTTTCAAGGGTCCCATGTGGTTTATATAACGGGTTCCGTGCTTACCACATTGGACGGCACAATCAAAAACAGGATAGTGCGTTGGCGAGAGGTGCGGTGCGCCCTCAACCGTCCCCGTGCCGCAGACGACCTCTTCTGCGGTAACAATCTCATCTTCGGTAAATCCGAGCGTAGAAAGCAGGTTAAAGCTTGGGTCTGCCGCCATTTCCTCGGTTATACCTAAGCGTCGCAGGCACTCTTCCCCGAGGAAACCGGGAGCAAAGGCGAGATTCAAGTCAAACGCGCTCGGTAACGTCTCTGCGACGCGAGCGATATCCTCTTGGGTAAAGCCTCTCTGTTTCAGCGTCTCTGGATTGATATGAGGCGTTCCATCAAAGGTCCCCGTTCCGACGAGATAGGTAATGATCGCCTCAGTCTGTTGTAGCGTATACCCGAGGTTATGTAAGGCATCGCGGACGCTCTGATTAACAATTTTCATGTATCCGCCGCCTGCGAGTTTCTTGAATTTGACGAGAGCGAATTCCGGTTCAATCCCGGTTGTGTCACAATCCATCAGGAAAGAGATCGTGCCTGTAGGCGCGATAACACTAATTTGGGAGTTCCGATAACCCCACTGCTCACCCTTTTCAAGACAAATATCCCAATCTGTTTGCGCTGCGTCCAGAAGCTTTGGTGGACACGCAGCGGAATCAATGCTGTAAGCAGCATCGCGATGGAGCTGCATAACGTTCAACATCGAATCCCGATTTTCGGGATAGCCATCAAAAGTTCCAACGCTTTTAGCGATCTCTGCACTTGTCCGGTAGCCGTGTCCACTCAGCATAGCAGTAATAGAACCAGCATAAGCACAAGCCTGTGCGCTATCGTAAGGAATCCCTAAGCGCATCAAAAGGGCGCCTAAATTAGCGTAACCGAGTCCGAGAGGACGATACTCATGAGAACGTTGTGCTATCCGTGAGGTCGGATACGCAGAGAAACCGACTATAATTTCCATAGCAGTGATGAACACACGCACCGCAGCGCGGAAACCGTCAATGTCAAAGCTGTCATCATCTCCCAAGAATTTAGCGAGGTTAATGCTGGCGAGGTTGCAAGCAGAATCGTCTAAGAAGAGGTATTCACTACATGGATTACTTGCGTTAATCCTATCTGTATTTTTACAAGTATGCCATTTCTGAATCGTGCTATCAAATTGAACGCCTGGGTCGGCACATGCCCATGCCGCATAAGCAATTTTTTCCATGAGGGTTCTGGCATCATACTCCTCGGCGACTTCCTGGGTTGTGCGATAGGTAGTTTTCCACGAATCTCCTTGGAGATAAGCACTCATGAAGTCATCAGGGATCCTCACAGAGTTATTGCTATTCTGTCCACTGACTGTGCTATACGCTTCACCGTTGAAGTCAGCGGGATATCCAGCAGCGATGAGTGCCTTTGCTTTATCTTCCTCCCGGAGTTTCCAGTCAATGTAGTCAACAATTTCGGGATGGTCCATGTCAAGGATGACCATTTTGGCCGCGCGTCGGGTAGTGCCACCGGACTTAATGCTGCCTGCCCAACGATCAAAACCTTCAAGGAAGGAGAGGACTCCAGAACTCTCACCACCACCGGAAAGGAGTTCCCCCTTAGCACGTACTTGACTAAAATTAGACCCTGTACCGCTGCCATATTTAAAGAGTCGGACTTCGGATCTCTGGAGCTCCAACATGGAGTCCAGAGAATCATCAACGCTTTGGATAAAACAAGCGGAATTTTGTGGGTGCTCATACGCATTGGTAGTGACCTCGACTTTCTTCGCGTCGCGGTCCCAATAGTAATTTCCGCCGCCGCCTTCAATATTATATTCGTGCCATAAACCGCAATTAAACCAGACAGGCGAGTTGAAAGCACCCCGTTGTGTAACGAGGATATGTGTCAGTTCCATCTCAAAGGTCTGTGCATCCTCAGGGGTGGCAAAATAGCCCCCAAGTTCTTCACCTGCGCGGCGAAGGGTACGTGCGACACGGGTAACGAGTTGACGGACGCTATCTTCAGCTTCTGTCCCGGGGACCCCAGCTTTTCGGAAGTATTTTGACGCGGCGATGTCTGTCGCGAGTTGGGTCCAGCTTGCGGGTACTTCGACCTGCTCCTGTTTAAAGATAACATCACCCTTTTCATTGTAAATGACCGCGTCGCGGCGTTCCCACTCTAACACATCGTAGGGATGAACGCCAGGGGTCGTAAAATGGGGTGTGAAAGTGAGTCCCATCCGATCACCCTCGTTAGAATGCTTCGGAGAAGTTGTCGCCTCTTCAACTCCCTTGGGATTATCGACAGTCATATTCACCTCTCTTTACGGTTATCAGTTTCTAAAGCGAGAACCCGGATAACCATTGTATGATGCGCGCCATAAAGCACGCCTATTATAAAAATCTTCGGTTATAATTATTCTTTTTCAATAATAATTCTGTGATACCGTTTCTTCCCAGCACGGAGAAGCAAAGCATTCTCCTCAAGCAGACCCGTATGGATCACTGTACCTATTGCATCACATTTTTCTTCGTTGATGTATGCGCCGCCTTGCTGAACAAGTCGTCGTGCTTCGCTGCGGGAATTTGCTAACCCGACTTCATGAAACAACTCCATGATGGGAATGCCCTTCTCAAGTCGCTCGGAAGCGATAGCCGAAGTCGGCATTGCGATGTCATCAAGATTGCCACCACTAAATGCGGCACGTGCCGCTGCTTGTGCTTTGTCCGCCGCTGCTTTTCCATGGGCAAGTTGTGTGGTTTCGTAAGCCAGGACTTCTTTTGCCTCCCGAATCGCCTCATCCTTCAAACTCCCAAGTCTTTGGACTTCGTCCATGGGAAGAAAGGTGAAATAAGCGAGGAATCGAGAGACATCTCGGTCGTCGGTGTTAATCCAGTATTGATAAAACTCGTAAGGTGATGTCCGTTCAGCATCGAGCCAGACTGCACCGCCTGCGGTTTTTCCCATTTTTGCGCCGCTTGCCGTAGTCAACAATGGAAAAGTGAGTCCATGTACGCGCGCACCCTCAATCCGGCGGACGAGATCGACACCGGCAAGGATATTACCCCACTGGTCGTCTCCGCCGAACTGGAGGCGGCATCCATACTCCCGAAAAAGACACAAATAATCGTACGCTTGGAGGAGTTGATAGTTAAATTCAAGGAACGAGAGTCCGAGTTCGCGCTCAAGCCGTTGTCGATACCCTTCCGCTCGAATCATCTCATTGACTCGGAAGTGTTTACCGATGTCACGTAGAAATTCGATGTAATTTATAGAAAGCAACCAATCAGCGTTGTTGAGAAATCTCCCTACTTCCGAGACATCCTGTGAATCATCAACATCTGCTATGCCGTTATCAAGATTTAGGTAACGCTGGAGCTGCGTGAGAATACTTTTTCCATTTGCTGCGATATTTTCCTGTGACAGCATCGGACGCATCTCGGTTTTGTCGGTTGGATCACCAATCATGGTTGTGCCGCCACCGATGATTGCGATCGGTTTATGTCCGGCGCGTTGCAGATGTGCCATCGCCATTATGGGAACAAGACTCCCGACATGCAGGCTGGATGCTGTTGGGTCAAAACCGACATAGTAGGTAACCTGTCCTTCGGATAGAAGCTGGGCAACCTGTTCTGCATTCGTAGTCTGTTTAACAAAACCCCGCTCATTTAGGGTTTCAAAAACGTTGTGCATTTTTTATCCTATTTCAGTCTTAATTTATATTTTTTTTAAATAGTATATAAGATTTTTATGTCCTTGCCAAATAATTTTTTAAGATTTTAGACGTTTTTCAAACTTTTGAGATTAACTGGCGACGAGTTCGACCCGTCTATAAATATCCTGTAAACGGAGTTCGCAGCCTATAGAGAAAAGCGAGAGGACATCCTCAAGTTCCCGAAACTCGGTTTGCATCCACCCCGACTCTTGACGACAATAATGTTCAACGCGAACCTCATCTTGCGAAATGAGAATGTAATCTTTTAGAGAACCAATTTGCCGATAATGCTCAAATTTCTCACCTCTA contains:
- the tyrS gene encoding tyrosine--tRNA ligase; translation: MHNVFETLNERGFVKQTTNAEQVAQLLSEGQVTYYVGFDPTASSLHVGSLVPIMAMAHLQRAGHKPIAIIGGGTTMIGDPTDKTEMRPMLSQENIAANGKSILTQLQRYLNLDNGIADVDDSQDVSEVGRFLNNADWLLSINYIEFLRDIGKHFRVNEMIRAEGYRQRLERELGLSFLEFNYQLLQAYDYLCLFREYGCRLQFGGDDQWGNILAGVDLVRRIEGARVHGLTFPLLTTASGAKMGKTAGGAVWLDAERTSPYEFYQYWINTDDRDVSRFLAYFTFLPMDEVQRLGSLKDEAIREAKEVLAYETTQLAHGKAAADKAQAAARAAFSGGNLDDIAMPTSAIASERLEKGIPIMELFHEVGLANSRSEARRLVQQGGAYINEEKCDAIGTVIHTGLLEENALLLRAGKKRYHRIIIEKE